In Candidatus Riesia pediculicola, the genomic stretch CATTATTTTTTGCACAGAATATTGAGTTCCATCTTTCATCAAATATTTTTTTTATGAAAAATTGAATATTTTTTTTTGAATTCATAAGTTCAAGATTATTTCCTACACAAAACTTATTTTTTACCAGAACTTCGGCAAATCCTTCTTTGTATTTTCCAGTAAATTCCCCTACAAATTTTTGAGATGCAGATAGAGAGTGACTTCTTTCATAGTTTTGATGAAATTCACAAGATCGATCTTTTCTAAAGAAACCAGAAGTATATCCTCTGTTAGAGAGATTATTTAACATCCTAATTAAAGATTTGTTAATATTTTTTTTTCCGGAAATAACATCGTCGATAGCTCTTCTGTAGATTTGAGTTGTCCTAGCACAATAAAAAGTAGATTTTGATCTACCTTCTATTTTAAAAGATGAAACACCAGCTTCTATCAAATCACGAATACTTTCTATAGCGCATAAATCTTTAGAATTCATAATGTATGATCCGTGTTGATCTTCTATAATGGAAAGAACTTTGGAATCTGTCTGAAATCTTCCAATATCTGAAGATACTTCTTCTTCGCTAAAATCACGTCTTTTTAATGTTCTCCGATTTTTTTTGATAGAAAATGCTTTCCTGCAAGAATGGTCACAAACACCCTGATTAGAATCTTTTCTTTTTAAATATGAAGAGATCAAGCAACGACCGGAATATGCTATACAAAGCGATCCATGAATAAATACTTCTAGTTCAACTTTCGGATTATTTTTATGAATTTCGTATATTTCTTTAGTTGTTAGCTCTCTAGCAAGAATGATGCGTTTAATTCCAATATCTTTCCAAAATTTTACAGATAAAAAATTTGTTGTATTTGCTTGTACTGAAAGATGTATATTTATCTTTGGGAATTTTTTTTGAATTAACAAAATCATTCCTGGATCGGATACGATTATAGCATCTGGATTCATTTCAACGATTGGGGATATATCATCTATAAAAGTTTTAACTTTATTATTATGCGAAATAATGTTTGCTACAACATAAAACTTTTTTTTCATCTCGTGTGCTTCTCGTATGCATTGAACTAACTTTTTAGAATTTAGTTCGTTATTCCTTACTCTTAAACTATATCTAGGCAATCCTCCATAAACAGCATTTGCTCCATAATGAAAAGCATATCTCATATTTTTTACAGATCTGGCTGGAGATAAAAGTTCTATTTCTTGAGACATAAAATTTTTTAAAATTTATTTTTAATAAATAGGAATGAACTTGTATGGAATTTTCAAAAGTTCAATCGAAAAAACTCGCTACTTGGTTAAGTATAATTTCTTTTCAAAAATTTCTTTTATAAAGTAATTTAATCATTAAGATTTCCTTATATTAAAAAAAGAGTAGCTAACCAAAGAAATATAAAAAATCCGCTCGTATCGGTAATTGCAGTAATAATCACACTAGATCCGATCGCTGGATCTTTTCCAGACTTTATCATAATCAAAGGTATTGCTACACCAATTAAAGCAGCAGTCATCAAATTTAAAATCATGGCCAACGTCATAATAAAACTCATTTTTATACTATGATACAGAAAATAAATAATTATTCCTGCAATACTTCCACAAAATATCCCATTAATTAAAGCAACTCCTAATTCTCTTAAAAAGAGAAAAGAAATGTTATTTTTTTTGACTTGATGTAATGCTATAGCGCGAATAATTATCGCTGTAGTTTGATTTCCTGTATTTCCTCCTACACAAGCAACTATTGGCATAAGTGTTGCTAGAGTTACAATATGAGAAATGGTATTTTCAAAAACTTCGATCACCCTAGAAGCGATAAAAGCTGTACAAAGGTTAATTGTTGGCCAAATCCATCTGTTTCTAACAGATCTCCATATCGATGATGAGAAGATGTCTTCCACATGATTCAATTTAGCTTGATTATATTTCTCTCTTTTAATGATTTTTTCCAAAATTCTATCTTCAATAATTAATTGTTATGTTTGAGTTTATCACATTTAATTTTCTTCTAAATTTTTAAAATTATTCTATAAAGAAAATAATAATGATTTTTTAAAATTCATTAAATAAATATTTTTATGAGTAAATCGAATTGTAAAAATTATAATTCGAATTTTTCTAAGGAACGTTGAATCAAGATAAAATCTAAAAATTTTTTTAAACTTTATTCCAATCTTTCAACAGTTTGTTTCGTTAAAACGATACTTGAGAAAAGCCTTAAGAAAAATTCAGAAATAATCATCTAAACGATTTAAAATAATTAAATTCGATTATATTTATTAAAAAACACATATGTAATTTGAAGAAAGATCGATTTTCTCGATTCATTTAATCATTTTTTTTATTGTGAATTACAAATAATTTTTTCTTTAGTAAAATGATTTTTTTAAACATCAATTCAATAATTGAAACATGATCTTATTAATATTTTACATCATTAAAATGAATTTGAATTTAGAGATCTCTTAGATTTCTGATCATCTTTCGTTTCAGTGATAACAAGGTTTTTATCAAATTAATTTTTCGTTCAAGAATTTTAGTTTAAATAGGATTTCATAAAAATTTTTTAAGAAAGTAAACTAACTTAAAAATTTTTAAAAGATTTATAATTTCCCTGTCAATACATCTCATAAAAATTTTATCTAATATATTCAAAAAACATTATAAAATTTTCTGACTCTTCTTATTAAAAAATATCTGTCTTTACGAGATGAGTTATACGAGAGAACAAAAAACACTGTTAATCATATCCCCCAAATTCTTATCGTAATAATAGAAATTATTTTTTCTATTATATTTTCCTATATAAATAAAAAATATCCAATTATTAAACACTCTCTTTTATGAAAAAATTTATAGAAATTTTTCTATATCTGTTTATTTAAGAACATATTTTATCTTAAAGTTATGTACAAGAAATTTTTTTCGATAACAACTTTTATTAAAAAATTTCAATAACCTTTCTCTCAAAAGAGAAGGAGGGAGAATCGTAAGTCATTTATTTAAAGATTTTAATGAACAAGTGAGATATTGAAGATTTTTGATCAGTTTTTAAAAATTAATTAAAAATATTTTTATCCTTTTTGATTTGAAGAACTAAAAATTTAAATAATGGAAAAAATTTTAATTGTCCATAAAGATAAAAAATTATCTTTTTAAGATTGAAGTTTTTTAATATTTAAGTGACTTAAGTATGAATGATTGTTCTATATCTATAAAATAGAACGAGATTGTAATGTACAATATCTATCTTCTGTTTTTATAAAAAACTGTTGATTTTATTTATGTTAACTTAATAAAATTCAGAAAAATAGTTAAATAAACAGTCGGAACTAGTTTAATGATATTTTTATTCAAAAACAAGGAACAATGTATCATGAAAGTTATTGAAGTGAAACATCCTTTAGTCCAGCATAAACTGGGATTAATGAGACACAAAGATATTAATACTAAAAGTTTTCGAGAACTTTCTTCAGAAATAGGAAGTTTGTTGACTTATGAAGCAACGGCAAGTTTAGAAACTGAAACAATCATAATTGATGGATCGTTAGGTAAAGTAAAAGCAAAAAAAATAAAAGGAAAAAAAATTACTGTTGTTCCAATATTACGAGCTGGGCTTGGAATGATGGACGGAGTTTTGGAAAACATTCCAAGTGCAAGAATTAGTCTGGTAGGAGTATATCGAGATAAAGTAACATTGAAACCAATTTTATATTTCCAAAAGTTAGCTTCAAATATTGAAAAGAGAATGGCTTTAGTTTTAGATCCTATGTTAGCAACTGGAGGATCAATATTTTCTACAATTTCATTGTTAAAAAAATGTGGATGTAGATCCATTAAAGTAATTGTTATCGTTTCTTCTCCAGAAGGAATAGAGAAACTGAAGCTTTTTCATCCAGATATTGAACTATATACCGCTTCTATCGACAAAAGATTAAATGAGAATGGTTATATTATTCCTGGTTTAGGAGATGCAGGAGATAAGATTTTTGGTACAAAATAAAAAATAATCGAAAGATTTAAAAATTGGTCTTTTATATTTAATCATAATCAACAGACTTCTGATTTTTTAATTGGAAAAATTCTAAACAAAGTATATTCTGATTTAGTTATAGAAATTGTGCTTTCAGTTAATTTTTTAAGTTAAAAAACAAATATTTTTTTGAAGAAGATTTTTCTATTTATAACAAAAATCAAGAAAAATTTAAGTTTAAGGAAATGATCTTTAATTAATTTCAAAGATTTTGAGATATTCTTCAGATCTTGAGGAAAATACTATTTCATAGTAAAAAATGATTTTAAATGCGTCGTTTATTAAGTTATTTAAGATGAAAAATTTATTTTGGTTGATATTCAGAAAACAGTTATTCAACAAAAAAATTCAATACAATTAAAAAAGTTTTTAGAATTTCTAGATATTAGAACAATAAGAGTTTTATAAGGTTTTATACAGAAAGAATGTTTCCAATAGTTCTTATTATTTATAAATGAATACTAAAGAAAATTCTTATATTTATAAATGTATAAATTCATTTTCATAGCTATGTTACTATAATAAAAATGTGATGAAATGTATTGAGATTTTTAAATCTGATAAAATTAAAAGATCTGAAGATAATTTTGAAAGGGGTCGATTTTTTTCAAAAATGTTTTTTAAAAAAAATAGAGAATACTTTTGTAGATTGAACTTTCTAAAGAACAAAATCATTAAAACATCTTTAAAACGGATAAGTAGTAAAGATCTTTATAATTATTTATACTGCAATCGAATCTATAGAAATGAACGCAATTTTCTAAAAAATTTTTGATCTGAAAGAAATTTATTATTTTGGTATACGATATTTGAATGCTGGAATGAAAATAAAATGGAGAACTTCTTGAAAAAAACTCATCAAAAAAAAAATAGAAATAATTTTTTAGGAAATATTGTTGCGATTGTTACTCCAATGAAACAGGATGGAAACATAGATAAAGTAAGCTTAAAAAAAATAATTGAATATCATATTCGAGAAAAAACAAATTCTATTGTAATATTTGGAACTACTGGTGAATTCTCTAAAATTACAAGAAAAGAATACTTAGAAACTATTTTTTCTGCAGTAGAATATTCTGATAATAAAATACCAATTATTGTAGGGAACAACTCTATTTCGACAGAAGAAGCAATTTTAACTAATAAATTGGTTCAATGTTCTAAAATATCAGGTTGTCTTATCAACTCTCCAATATCTCAAACTATTCTTTCTCAAGAGGAACTTTATATTCATTTTAAGAAGATCGCTGAATCTTCTGAAGATTCTCAAATATTATTATATAATGTTCCTTCCAGAACTAAACAAAATTTATCACCATCAACAATCTCCAGACTATCTGAAATTGATAATATTATTGGAATTAAAGAAACGAGTCCTGATTTAAAAAGAATGCTTAAAATAAAGGAAGTAGTTAACGAGGATTTCATTATACTAAGCGGAAATGATCTGAATTTTTTCGATTTTATGTTGGCAGGAGCGGACGGTGTAATTTCCGTAGTTGCTAACATCGCAGCAAACTTAGTATTTGAGATCTGTTATTCCATTCGATTAGGAAAAATTAGGAAAGCAAAGAAGATATATTCCAATTTAAAACCATTGATTATAAAACTTTCATACTCCATTAATCCCATTCCAATCAAATTTGCATGCCACAAAATTGGATTGATTAGGTCAAATTATTCTAGAATAGAATTTAGAAAAGATAAAAAATTTAAGAAGTTTCAAAAAAGTTTAGAAAATTTTCTTTTAAACTTTTTTTAAAAAAAGAAATCAAGAATTTTTATATATTTGAACAATATTTCCTATTATTTGATTTTCCATCTTTTTATTATTCTTTCTGAAAGATTTCCATCTTTCTTACTTATACATCGTGCTACATCTTTGACTTGGCAAAACAATTGAGCATCTCTCTTTAAATTGGCGATCTTAAAAGAAGGATGACCCTTCTGTTTAATTCCTAAATTTTCTCCAGGTCCTCTTATTGAGAGATCTTTTCTAGCTATTTGAAGACCTTCTAGATTTTTTTTGAACATATTTAATCTAAATCTTGCTGCTTTATTTATAGAAGAAGAATATAGAAGTATACAAAAAGATTCCTGATTACTATTTCTTCCTACTCTTCCTCTGAGTTGATGTAATTGAGATAATCCTAATCTTTCCGGATTCTCGATAACCATT encodes the following:
- the yegQ gene encoding tRNA 5-hydroxyuridine modification protein YegQ, producing MSQEIELLSPARSVKNMRYAFHYGANAVYGGLPRYSLRVRNNELNSKKLVQCIREAHEMKKKFYVVANIISHNNKVKTFIDDISPIVEMNPDAIIVSDPGMILLIQKKFPKINIHLSVQANTTNFLSVKFWKDIGIKRIILARELTTKEIYEIHKNNPKVELEVFIHGSLCIAYSGRCLISSYLKRKDSNQGVCDHSCRKAFSIKKNRRTLKRRDFSEEEVSSDIGRFQTDSKVLSIIEDQHGSYIMNSKDLCAIESIRDLIEAGVSSFKIEGRSKSTFYCARTTQIYRRAIDDVISGKKNINKSLIRMLNNLSNRGYTSGFFRKDRSCEFHQNYERSHSLSASQKFVGEFTGKYKEGFAEVLVKNKFCVGNNLELMNSKKNIQFFIKKIFDERWNSIFCAKNNEIVYISLPEIENPFDLKFSILLLNLENGNKTAI
- the upp gene encoding uracil phosphoribosyltransferase, with product MKVIEVKHPLVQHKLGLMRHKDINTKSFRELSSEIGSLLTYEATASLETETIIIDGSLGKVKAKKIKGKKITVVPILRAGLGMMDGVLENIPSARISLVGVYRDKVTLKPILYFQKLASNIEKRMALVLDPMLATGGSIFSTISLLKKCGCRSIKVIVIVSSPEGIEKLKLFHPDIELYTASIDKRLNENGYIIPGLGDAGDKIFGTK
- the dapA gene encoding 4-hydroxy-tetrahydrodipicolinate synthase, which produces MKKTHQKKNRNNFLGNIVAIVTPMKQDGNIDKVSLKKIIEYHIREKTNSIVIFGTTGEFSKITRKEYLETIFSAVEYSDNKIPIIVGNNSISTEEAILTNKLVQCSKISGCLINSPISQTILSQEELYIHFKKIAESSEDSQILLYNVPSRTKQNLSPSTISRLSEIDNIIGIKETSPDLKRMLKIKEVVNEDFIILSGNDLNFFDFMLAGADGVISVVANIAANLVFEICYSIRLGKIRKAKKIYSNLKPLIIKLSYSINPIPIKFACHKIGLIRSNYSRIEFRKDKKFKKFQKSLENFLLNFF
- a CDS encoding helicase-related protein, yielding MVLKIYSKKKKIKVYWICTVIEKSKNSDVKSLVEIDYKLRESFSKIKIGSIHGKMRAEDKRKIISDFRRNQIQILISTTIVEVGLDIPDANLMVIENPERLGLSQLHQLRGRVGRNSNQESFCILLYSSSINKAARFRLNMFKKNLEGLQIARKDLSIRGPGENLGIKQKGHPSFKIANLKRDAQLFCQVKDVARCISKKDGNLSERIIKRWKIK